Below is a window of Halobaculum lipolyticum DNA.
CGACCGGGCGGGTGTCGCCGGTGTAGACGACGCGGCGGCCGGGCCGGGGCGGCCCGACGACCTGCTCGGGGTCGACGACGCGCCCGTCGTCCAACTCGACGGACTGCCCCTCGTGCAGTTTCCCGTACGCCGGTCCCGGCGGGATGTTCAGCTCCTCTTCGGCCTTCTCGCGGTCGAACCGGCCCTTCCGGTCGCGCTCGACGAGCGCGTAGCCGACCGAGGAGGTGCGGTGTTCGGTCGCGAACGTGCGTACCTCGTACTCCTCGCGGGAGAGCGCGACGGCGCCGGGGCGGACCTCCCGGACGGTGACGGGGAAGCCCGGGTCGTGGCCGGCGGCGTGGACCAGCTCCGTGAGGTGGCGCTTCGACCCCGGCGGGCCGTGGATGGCGAGCGCCTCCTCGCGGTCGTTGAAGTCGAGGCTCTGGACCAGCCCGGGGATGCCGAGCACGTGGTCGCCGTGGAGGTGCGTGACGAACAGGTGCGAGACGCGGAAGCCGGTGCCGAAGCGCATCATCTGGCGCTGGGTCCCCTCCCCGCAGTCGAACAGGAACTCGTCGCCCTCGCGGTTGAGATACAGCGCGCTGGGGGCGCGCTGGACCGTGGGCACCGCGCCGCTCGTGCCGAGGAAGGTGACACGGATCATGCGTGCGACTGGTGGGTCCGCGGGTGAAACGCTGTCGGAGCGCGGCTGCTCCCCCGCGACCCGCCCGCTCGCCGCCCGCCGGGTTCGACGGGCGGAAAGCCACGCTGTACCGGGATTAATCCGGGTAAATCCAGCTTGGGTTGTCGCACGGTATATCCCCCGGACGCCGGAACGAGCGGCCGCAATGACAGGGCACACGACGACGCTCGCCGCGGTCGCCGCGGCGCTGATGCTCGTGCTCGCTGGGTGTGGGAGCGGCGTCTCCCCCGAGATGGGGAGCGCCGGAACCGACGCCGCGACCGCCGACGGCGGCGCCGGCTCCGTGAACTTCTACATCAGCGACCAACGGAACGCGATCGACCAGTTCGAACACCTCGACGTCACCGTCTCGCAGGTCGAACTCGTCCGCGCGGACGACGAGGCCGACACCGAGACCGACGAGGCCGACGAGACGGAGTCGAACGAGACCACTACCGAGGGCGACGACGAGGGCGACGCCGAGCGCGTCACGTACGACATCGACAACGTCACGGTCGACCTGACGGAGCTGCAGGGCGCCAACTCCACGAAGATCGGCAACCTCTCGGTGCCGAACGGGACGTACACGCAGGTCGTCGTCCACGTGGAGTCGGTGAACGGCACGCTGACCGACGGCGAGTCGGCCGCGGTGAAGCTCCCCTCGAACAAGCTCCGCTTGAACGAGGGGTTCACCGTCGGTGACGGCGAGTCGGTCGACTTCGTGTTCGACATCACCGTGACCGAGCGCGGGAACAACGGCTACATCCTCAAGCCCGTCGCCGGCGAGTCCGGCACGAGCGACGAGGTCGACATCGAGGAGGTCGACGACCGAACCGACGACGAGGCCGACGAGGCCGACGAGGAGTCCGAGTCCGAGTCCGAAGACGGATCGGAGGACGGATCCGAAGACGAGACGCCCGACGACGAGGGCGCGGCGACCGGGAACGGCTCCGACGCCGGCCAGTCGTCGATGGACTTCTACCTCTCCGACGAGCAGCACGCGATGGGCGACTTCGCGCACCTGAACGTCACCGTCACCGAGGTCGGGCTCAGGAAGGCGAACGGCTCGTGGGTCGAACACGACGTCGACGACCGGACGGTCGACCTGACGACGCTCCCGGGCGCGAACGCGACGAAGCTCGGCACCTTCGGCGTCGAGAACGGCACGTACACGAAGGTGTTCGTCCACGTCGACGGGATCGACGCGACGCTGGAGAACGGCGAGTCGACGACCGTGAAGCTCCCCTCGAACAAGCTCCAGTTGAACACGGAGTTCACCGTGGGTGACGGCGAGGAGGTCGACTTCGTGTACGACATGTCCGTGTTCGAGGCGGGCAACTCGGGTAAGTACATCCTCAAGCCCGTCGTGAGCCAGTCCGGTACGGGCGACGAGGTGCCCATCGAGGACGTCGACGGCGAGGACGACGGTGACGGCGCCGACGAGGGCGAGGAAGCCGAACTGAACGCCTCCTTCGTCGGGACCGTCACGGCCGGCGAGAACGCGACCGTCGAAGCGACGCGCGACGGCTCGGCAGTCGAGAACGCGACCGTGACCGTCGCCCAGCGGGCCGACGGCGAGCTGTCGGTCACGACCACCGGGACGAACGCGAACGGGACGGCGACGTTCCCCGTCGAGGCGAACGCGACCGAACTGACCGTCGAGGTCGTCGCCGGCGACGACGAGACCGAACTGGAGCGCGAGTTCGACACCGACGACGACGCCACGACCGGCGACGGCGACGACAATCCCGCGCTGCGCGCGGCGGTCTGACGCCCGCCGACCCGCTCTCCTCGAACGGCCGCGACCGCGCCGCAGCCGTGCGCTTTCGCCGGCTTTCAGCGACTGGGAACCGGCTCCCGTTTATACCGGGTTGCCGGCACGATCACCACCTGTGAGGTGAGACAGATGGCCTACTCGGAAACAAACCCCCTCGCCAACGAGTTCGGATTCGACGTGGGTGGCCCGCTGGCCGCCTACTGGATCGCCATGCTTCGCGTCGTCACCGGCTGGTGGTTCTTCCACAGCGGGGTGACGAAGATCATCGAGAGCGGGTTCAACTACGGCTACGCGCCGGCGTACCTGCAGGGGATGACCGGCACCGCGCTGGGACCGATCCCGGTGTGGATGGGCAACAACCTCGCGTGGCTCGTCCGGCCGGGCGTCCCGCTGTTCGAGACGCTCATCGGGCTGGCGCTCGTCACCGGCGCGGCCGTCCGGCTGGCGTCGGTCGGCGGGGCGTTCTTCATGACCCTGTTCTGGGTCGGGAACGCCGGCTTCGGCCACGGGCTGGTCAACAGCGACCTGATGGGCCTGCTGCTGTTCGGGACGATGATCGTCCTGGGCGCGGGCCGGTACTTCGGCGTCGACGGCGTGCTCGAGGCGACCGGCATCGTGGAGAAGTACCCGAAACTGCGGTACCTGCTCGGGTGACCACACGGAGGTGAACACGCATGACACAACTCGACATCGTAGAGAAGGTGGCGATGGCGTTCAGCGCGGGGACGATCCTCGTCGGCATCGTCGGTCTCGGGATCGTGGAGATCCTGGCCGGCCAGCCGTACGGGGCGGCCCCGGTGACCAACGACGCGGGCGAGGTCGTCGCCACGCCCGCGGTCGACCCGGCGGTCCGCACCGGCCTGGTGATCCTCGGGCTGGTCGTCCTGTTCGGGCTCGGCCTGTACCGCATGGTCGGGACCGGAACCGTGGGCACCGACGTCCGCCGCGAAGCCACGGCCGACTGACGGCCACCCGCCGGACGACGCAGCGCTCCGTCCCTGTCTCCGTCCTCCGTCCTCCGTTCCGTTCCGTTCCGTTCTGTTCCGTCCCCAGTACCGTCTCCCGGTATCGCTCCTGTTTCCGTCCCCTGCGTTCGCGTCCGGCCCGTCTCCCGCCCGGCCGGTTCGGCGCCCGCACGGATCCGCGCCGCCGCCCGAACGGCAGGGTTCAAGCCGGCCGGTCCGCTACCGAGTGGTAATGGACGGCCCGCTGTGGACGGACACGCACGCCCCCGCGCTCGCGGACCTCCCGCAGGACGACGTCCGCGACCGGCTCGCGCGGGCGGTCGACGAGCCGATGAACCTCGTGGTGCAGGGTCCCCCCGGATCCGGGAAGACCGCCGCCGTGCGCGCGCTCGCCGCGGCGGCCCACGACGACCCGGACACCGACCTGATCGAGATCAACGTCGCGGACTTCTTCGGCCGCACGAAAAAGGAGATCCGCGAGGACCCCCGGTTCGCGTCGTTCCTGCAGGGCCGCTCGCGGATGGCGAAACGCGACATGATCAACCGCGTGCTGAAGGAGTCGGCGGCGAACGCGCCGATGTCTGGCACGTACAAGACGGTCCTGTTGGACAACGCGGAGGCGATCCGCGAGGACTTCCAGCAGGCGCTGCGGCGCGTGATGGAGCAGTACCACCGCAC
It encodes the following:
- a CDS encoding DUF4382 domain-containing protein translates to MTGHTTTLAAVAAALMLVLAGCGSGVSPEMGSAGTDAATADGGAGSVNFYISDQRNAIDQFEHLDVTVSQVELVRADDEADTETDEADETESNETTTEGDDEGDAERVTYDIDNVTVDLTELQGANSTKIGNLSVPNGTYTQVVVHVESVNGTLTDGESAAVKLPSNKLRLNEGFTVGDGESVDFVFDITVTERGNNGYILKPVAGESGTSDEVDIEEVDDRTDDEADEADEESESESEDGSEDGSEDETPDDEGAATGNGSDAGQSSMDFYLSDEQHAMGDFAHLNVTVTEVGLRKANGSWVEHDVDDRTVDLTTLPGANATKLGTFGVENGTYTKVFVHVDGIDATLENGESTTVKLPSNKLQLNTEFTVGDGEEVDFVYDMSVFEAGNSGKYILKPVVSQSGTGDEVPIEDVDGEDDGDGADEGEEAELNASFVGTVTAGENATVEATRDGSAVENATVTVAQRADGELSVTTTGTNANGTATFPVEANATELTVEVVAGDDETELEREFDTDDDATTGDGDDNPALRAAV
- the rnz gene encoding ribonuclease Z: MIRVTFLGTSGAVPTVQRAPSALYLNREGDEFLFDCGEGTQRQMMRFGTGFRVSHLFVTHLHGDHVLGIPGLVQSLDFNDREEALAIHGPPGSKRHLTELVHAAGHDPGFPVTVREVRPGAVALSREEYEVRTFATEHRTSSVGYALVERDRKGRFDREKAEEELNIPPGPAYGKLHEGQSVELDDGRVVDPEQVVGPPRPGRRVVYTGDTRPVDATVEAAEEADLLIHDATFLDEASDRARQTAHSTAVEAAQIARRAGAKRLALTHLSSRYAGQARRFEREAGEAFDGEVFLPDDGTEVEVPFPDAGDDA
- a CDS encoding DoxX family membrane protein is translated as MAYSETNPLANEFGFDVGGPLAAYWIAMLRVVTGWWFFHSGVTKIIESGFNYGYAPAYLQGMTGTALGPIPVWMGNNLAWLVRPGVPLFETLIGLALVTGAAVRLASVGGAFFMTLFWVGNAGFGHGLVNSDLMGLLLFGTMIVLGAGRYFGVDGVLEATGIVEKYPKLRYLLG